Within the Prevotella scopos JCM 17725 genome, the region TAAGGAGATTCTTGATGAGTTGAAGGGTAATTCAGGTCTCGTTAAATAAATAATATAAGGCAATGCTCTCTCATAGCGAATGACTCTTATGGGAGAGCAACCTTTTTGAATATCAATAATAAACAATAAATTAAACATGAGTCAGAAGATTCGTATTAAGCTGAAGTCTTACGACCACCAGTTGGTTGACAAGTCAGCAGAGAAGATTGTGAAGGCTGTTAAGGCTACAGGCGCTATCGTTAGCGGTCCTATTCCATTGCCAACACACAAGCGTATTTACACTGTAAACCGCTCTACATTCGTTAACAAGAAGTCACGTGAGCAGTTCCAGCTCTCAGATTTCAAGCGCCTTATCGACATTTATAGCTCTACAGCAAAGACTGTTGACGCTTTGATGAAGCTTGAATTGCCT harbors:
- the rpsJ gene encoding 30S ribosomal protein S10 codes for the protein MSQKIRIKLKSYDHQLVDKSAEKIVKAVKATGAIVSGPIPLPTHKRIYTVNRSTFVNKKSREQFQLSDFKRLIDIYSSTAKTVDALMKLELPSGVEVEIKV